The stretch of DNA CTTTTTTCCTATCATTGAGAAGCAGCATTCTCAAAGTGTCGGATTGTTCAACTGTTAAAAGGGAACAAGAGTCAAATTTTAGACCTACATGAGTGGGTCTGTTTTACCTTACTGATGAAATTATTGATTAAACTCTGTAATGTAAAAGTAATCCATCTTAGTACGAGAGGAACAGTTGGTTCAAATTGTTTGCAAAGCAAACCGATTGCTAAATCAATGTTTGCAAGGCGAAGTTTGTAGGTTAATGACTGAAGGCATATAAAGTCAGAAACCTTGCTTGATAATCATTGCAGATCGTTCTTTTTTGGAACATCTTTTTGATTTTTGCAAAAAGAGAATAAATAATGCGTGttgaatttctttttttttaaaagaattctcattaatataatcctttgttaataatatctTATAGTCTTAAGAGCACTgagatatttttaattataaaaacccAAAATCAAAAAAGATATCACACCCTGTAGACGACTTGTGTGCCTCAGAGTGCTGTAAACATGGcttaattttcttaattatttcTGTTGAGGCTCATCTCTTGTGGTAATACCGTGATcccttaataaatatattttctgttatatagaatatatatataattatatattatatacatatatatatatagatattgATATTGTGAATtgatattttacaaaattaagtcatatcaattttttttatcatatatatatatatatatatgtatataatctTACAATTAATgctatcaattttttttatcatatatatatatatatatgtatataatctTACAATTAATgctatcaattttttttattacataacctatattatgttttgttatatttcatCCTGTTCACTTACGttatttataacaattatgtgtatattttatgtgaatatttattttaacagaATTTAAGTTGAATAGTTTTTATATGGGTGTTCATAAATATAGTATTCCATATATGGAGAATATAACtattgataatttttttttttaaggttaTTTTTAGAGGATAAGCTGAAATGCTTTGTTATACCATAAAtcgtaatatatatattatttacttaaGTATCAGGTCAAGTATTACTGACAAATATTAAGGAAatccattaaaaaaaatggtttatttgaaaaaatattaaaaaggtaAATGGTAAGAAATAGcatcatattatatatatatatatatattttttttttttgttaaatgcGGTTATACGAATTCCTTTAAAATGTTCAAGAGCTGTAGCATATGTTATGATGtactaaaatattaatttttaaatgcttcacatgaatattaattattagtataaaaaattatatattataccaTTAACTCTTTTGAgatttataaaagaatatttttcaaagggtttggaaaaaatgtaaaaaatacatcGGTTGTACAATTTCAtcaagtgaaaaaaaaaattattaacattcgAAGTCGTTcagaagaaaatatttcagaaaaaatttatatacattgtttttttatatttttttttattgtattatattatatataatttttgtgcTTTATGACATATTCCGTTTTTCATAAGTTtctatgaattttttttttttgaaataaaattaataaaggtttaaaaattaacacaattcattatatttttttactattaaataaaataacaccCCACaagtttaaaataaaaagggaaGGTGTACAGAAATAATGGTACATAAAAGTTGCGTTTTGAAATTATAAGCTACTTTTACGaaacaatatatatctataatataaataagtattGTACAGTGAGCAGTGTGATACAAATACAGTTACTATGTTGTATATaccatatataattacaattaaaattacttgcatatatataaaatatattattaaatgataataattattgaaatattatatcgttacatttttaatacattagTGCAATTTTTACGTtcataggaaaaaaaaaaaacattacaATTAATATACCACAAGTCTTTGAACAAAAttcatttcatatataagaaaattataaactcttgcgaataatatatatgcatgaaattatataaaaatataatacaagaAGATGTACCAATTCTTTCGTCAAATTTTATACGCTGCAAATATTATGTAATGagtgtatttttatttataaaatataataattaatagtATGATAGccaaaatgttttttatttaaaattttgtatacaatttatttatattgtatatacacACAATACCATTTTTTACAAGGcataaagtaatatatgaattacatttatttacttaacacatgaagttaaaaaaaaataaaaaaaatatatattttaaaggaaaaaatttatattaacatcttttttgtttcttttttgctacaaaaaaaattttatatatagcaCATCCCGTAGGAAAAAATCCcaaatgttattaatatattttttttattacatttttttttttttttctttttctatcatttgtttttactcacattttatatctttgtttttaaatgttttccTTTACATAAACGGCGGTGAATAATTACTTaagaaaacatttttattttatttgcattttttttttttttttttttttgtgtgttGCTATTTAAGGATTATttgtacaaaaataaacacttttttatagtacattttaatatgaaaagTACAACAAATTTAcgtacaatatatataaagtattaCAAAACCTTggtatttataattttagttttgcgtatatatcttatattttatatatatgcagtCTTTCGTGctgcttccttttttttgaattttcagAATTATCgagttatttattttgaataaattttgattttaataaatcatatataaaaaagaggtATCAACTATGTTCACAATTAatgtataatgaaaaataaatatgttcgtataaaaattttcagtTATATGACAGTTAATAGGGcgtttttacttttattgttttttttaaaaaataaacatatataattaaattaataataaatgtgaaaatgaatttttattaaaatggattaaaacaaaataaaaataataaatattgtagtttttatgtataaataaaaaaactctAATGTTATTGAAttataggaaaaaataaatgtaataatctAGTACTAAAtaactgaaaaaaaagaaaattacccaatttatatatatttattattataagaaaCAACAAAagagtataaatatatttgccTTAATCTTTTAATAGAAAAGCAAAGGAGTAACAAGATTATATGAACGAAATGtaacgaaaaagaaaaaataaaaaaaagaacaatgtttatatttcaagaacttttataaatagtgataaataataatgcgAATGTATAGGAATAGTTCATTTTAAAGTAATGAAGTATAAAACTGATAAGCTATTTGATTACATCATTCTACCGTTTTTCTTAGCGCATTATTTTaaccatttttatttcattaataaaatatatttcaagcTATAATTTTCTGGAGgcatatttatgtttattttaaataattttaaagcaACTCTGTTCTAATTTAATAGAgcgaattatatatatttttttttatgttaaaaagaaatattagttttgttcaaaaattttcttttttttttataaaaatttaacaggaaaatattaaaatttagttagctaataaatttttttttctatataatatattgtaaattttttttttttttaatatttttaaacattatatatgaagttattttgtaaaagaaaaagtgaaTTTTAACAactattaaaatgaaaagaatattaaaatttttagtaaaaaaatatttttttttaacgtaataattttttttgttattgaGACATAGtagtttattattatatatacacattcgatagtttttattagaaaaaaaaatttgaagaactgaagtatatataatatagtcAAATAACAACATTGTACAATACTTCTGTAGGTAATAATTAATTGAATTAGAAgacaatatttatatatttgtatatatttagttTTAGAACTACttaatatagttatatatatattattttcttacgagtagttttttttttatttttattattaagttttgattatttacataaaactttttttctatgtaataatatatatatatatatattttgcattATTACCTAGTTTATTTTAGAATAAggatgtataataatatcttgtaaaaaataaattttattattttcaatattattatattattaaattattatatatatattattgcaaGTATTAGTGTTATAACGGATAGaacaatttataaaatttagagcattatttttaaataaaatatatatttttgtgatTTCGAAAATTAGAATATgaataattgtaatatacCAATTGTTGTTTTACCCACGTCGTTGTTTGCCATTAGTAGTGGCAGTGAGAGTAATGATTCAAAAAAGAAATCATCAAAAAGAAGGAGAAGGAAATGCAAAAAATTGAgctttgaaaattttaatttatcttcTCTTCCTTTTAAGGTGTTGTTCATTTTTGGCGTTATAGTTGTTCTGTTACATGTAAGGAaccaaattaaaatttagaaaagttgtttattatgtttatatgtatgtatatatatatatgtatatacatatatgtatattatatattaccgTATTGTAAGTGAGAACGTGAATgctgttatttttatttggtaatttttttataatatatgcgATACATTCTTCTTTACAGAATAAAGAGCCATTCGGATCTCAAGTGAATGATAGATCTTTAAGAGCATTAGGTGAATATTATGGAAATCATGAAGGTAATAGAGGTCCATGGAGTAATGAACAAAATGTGAATTATCAAGGACAAATGGCAGTGCCATATAATGGTGAACAACAGTTTAGAATGCATGATCCATATCATTTggaaaattatgataataatgatatggGAAATTCTGAAGGACCATCAATGGAAGTTAATAGAGATTTTAATGGATTACAGAACCCATCATTATGTAATAACACTCATCATAATATGGATGATCCTAATGACGTATCCAATAGAGAACAATTTGAAAGAATGAATGATGATAATGGTCAACATCATCCCATGGAAGCAGTATTAGTAGGACCGCCAGGAAGTAATTCTAATGAGCAGGTTCTTCAAGTTGAAACAAATGATTATAACGGTGATACACAATATAACggatataatgaaaatattaatgggGATAATGGAAATGATTCAACACCAAGGGAAGCTGAAGGTTATGACGGTTCAGAGGGTGAAACTTTAACAGGAACTcatgattataataatgtcgTACAGGAAAATCAAGAGGGAcagaatgaaaataataataacaatttgACGCCTGAAGGTAATGATTCGAATGCAGGTGAACAAGGAAATTATTCTACATATGATGAATCAAATGCACAAGGATCTAATTTAGGGGGGGGTGCAGATGGAAGTACTGCAAATGAAGATATCATAAGAAGGGGattagaaaatttatataataaaattgattTAACATCGCGAGAAGATTTAGCTTTAAAGGAATGGATTACTAAAGCATTAAGTGGAAATCTTATGAGTAAAACAAATGGAGAAAATCAGCAATTAAATGTAGAATCACCAAATCAAGAAGGTAACGAAATGGAAGAAGAAAGTTCAATTAACGAGTGGATGAACAAACAAGGTTATGGAGatttatataacaatttAAACCTAGGTGATCCAAATGCTGAACATATGGAAAATGAGAATAatgaaagaaatgaaaatgaacATGAAGGTAATGTTAGTGGAACTAATGGGGAATCAGGTGAATCACAAATGATGCCTGGAAATTCAAACATGATGGATTTTAGGAATCAACAAGGAGGACCAGGTGTACCACATATGATGCCTGGAAATCCAAACATGATGGATTTTAGGAATCAACAAGAAGGAGGACCAGGTGTACCACATATGATACCAGGTCATCCTAATATGATGGATCCTAGGAATCAACAAGGAGGAGGACCAGGTGTACCACATATGATACCAGGTCATCCTAATATGATGGATCCTAGGAATCAACAAGGAGGAGGACCAGGTGTACCACATATGATGCCTGGAAATCCAAACATGATGGATTTTAGGAATCAACAAGAAGGAGGACCAGGTGTACCACATATGATACCAGGTCATCCTAATATGATGGATCCTAGGAATCAACAAGGAGGAAGACCAGGTGTACCTCATATGATGCCAGGTCATCCTAATATGATGAATCCTAGGAATCAACAAGAAGGAGGACCAGGTGTACCACATATGATACCAGGTCATCCTAATATGATGGATCCTAGGAATCAACAAGGAGGAGGAAGGCCTGGTGAACCACATATGATGGATCCTAGGAATCAACAAGAAGGAGGACTAGGTGAACCACATATGATGCCAGGTCATCCTAATATGATGGATCCTAGGAATCAACAAGGAGGAGGAAGGCCAGGTGAACCACATATGATACCAGGTCATCCTAATATGATGGATCCTAGGAATCAACAAGGAGGAGGACCAGGTGTACCACATATGTTACCAGGTCATCCTAATATGATGGATCCTAGGAATCAACAAGGAGGAGGACCAGGTGTACCACATATGTTACCAGGTCATCCTAATATGATGGATCCTAGGAATCAACAAGGAGGAGGACCAGGTGTACCACATATGTTACCAGGTCATCCTAATATGATGGATCCTAGGAATCAACAAGGAGGAGGACCAGGTGTACCACATATGATACCAGGTCATCCTAATATGATGGATCCTAGGATGCAAGGAAGAGGGGGAAGACCTGGTGAATCTTGTATGATTCCAGGTTATCCAAGTAACATAAGGGGCCAAAGCCAGGAAGAAATTAAAAGACAGCAGGAAGAAGACGccgaaattatttttaatttaaggAGTGGAAAAAAGATAGATGATGATGAGGAAGAGGAAGATCCCCGCAAAAGTAGAAGTGAAACAAGAGGAAGTACAAGTCAGACTACTAGAAGAAACAGACCAACAATTATTGGAAGTCCACATAATCCTATTAGACTTAAAGGACATGGTGCTTCTTCCAGTAGCCATCATACGAGCTCAAGAAGAGATGAATCCTCACATCACCGTAGATCAAGGGAAGAAGATTATGATTCTGGAAGTAATGATGCTAGAAGAGGTGGCCACAGAAATAGAAGACAAGAAGTAGGACATCATTCAGCTAATGGAAATGGAGTTTTACCATTTGGTTGTTCTCAAGGTGAGTTACAAGAACAATTAAGCGAAGAAGAATTAAATGAAAGACTAAAAGGCTTAAGAGAAAATGCATCTGTTAAAGAAATGTTTACTTTATTTAATCAGGTTATTTTTCATGagagaaaaaattttgttaaaatgcaagaatatataatggaCTATTCTAAGTATTTACAAAAAACAATGATGTTACCAACACCTATTAGAATGAAATATTGGTGGAGAGCTCATTACAATATGACCGATGAACTtataaagaaggaaaaatCAGACTTTAATGATTATTGTGCTTTTGTAAACAAAGGACAATGCGacaaatataactttttatattttgttaaagcAAAGAGAGCATCATGGAAAGAGCTTAGAGAATTAATGAAAAGTATATGGATGGAAATTTTAacatacaaaatgaaaaaacatagtaaaatgtaaaaataaaatgtaataacaaAAAGGTTTTCAAGTGATTGTGGATGTAGAGTAAATAAGAAACTGAAGAGTTTAGAGTTCAATTTTATTGAtagcttttaaaaaaaaaaaagagaaaaaaacaagtatttaaaataaagagaataaaataaaagtatggAGATTgtgttttataaatttatagttGGAGGGGGTCAAGAAAATAGGATGTAATCCCCGTTTGggtatttaaaaataatggaaaGGAAACAAATTATAAGTTATTTAACCatttaaagaattaaataatggggagtattatatatgaataatagctgcacaaaatatttattaattttaaattaatatatatatatatacaaaataatattaaatctGAGATTATATATgactattttatatatattttgaagtttcaatgaaaatattagCTGTTATCGttgatttttataatattaattatggtatttatttatatatatagcaatTCAATAATTAACAAGAAATTAGCTATAACtgctttttatattttttgtgtgCATAGTTTTTTTAgacattttcattatattttttgcttaaAGAACATAAATATCAACAAAAAGCAGAAGCATATTATGACAATAATTTTGTGcagtacttatatattttttttgttaattttattatgatatatttttatttttaatgtttcattttttatttttcattttttatttttcattttttattcttcattttttattttttgtttttttattttttttttttgttttttgttttttagtttttgtttttcatttaaaaattttcattatttattcagatttcatttttcatttgatatgttttattttgtatttttattttaacaacaATATATAGGAATATATTTGCAACATTGACTGTTTTGTAGGACGTTTGTTAagcacatatttttaaattgaattatttttaatatgtgcttaattttataagaaacttaagaaataaaaacaatatttattgaattagatattttttgaaatgtgTAAGTATGCggatatttcatatattatattacacGAGAACATTTAAggtttacatttttaaactAAACGTTGTGAAAGAATTAACGTAATAATGTacttataatgttttttacaGAATAaacgttatatatatgtgcatattgTATTATGTGtacacaatatatatatgcatatatattgtatatatgtgttaatgttatatatatttatatatatataatatgtgtttatatatatatgcataacaTTTGAGCAATTTCCCTTTTAGGCGTTCGTTTTTAACCAATACTGGAACATTAAATTATTCCTTTGTATCATTGTGTATATCTAAAGTTATGTGTTCATATAAAGCGTTAATTAATTAGACGcgtataaaagaaaaaaagaatttattgAAATGGTATAATTCTCATGGAGTAATTAATATacacttatacatatatatatgaacacatacatatgtatatatgaatatatatgaaaaatatcaCCTATAAAAGCAAAgctttctttttaattttttgattaaCTGGCTTCTGAATGTTTTGTTCACTAACTTATTAAAATATCTTCTTGTCAGTTTTTTGTcctttttgaaatataaccattgttttgctttattttttttaaaaacatattatatacattttcgctgtttttaagttttcttcaactaaataaacatttacacttgttttattttatatacatttatatatataatacgtaTATACGTTTCACTTGTTCATGGATTAATCTTATATCATTCGAACGGATGCTCAAAAGTtgtccaaaaaaaaaaaacaaaaaacatatgatctacaatattttcttatgaGAATATCGAAGgttcaaattatataaaatataaaaacataataattagataaataatataagatgtatgtataattctATCATATTAGAGTAACATAgatttaaaacaaattttgaaaaaaaattatgttttcaAAACATTCAATTTTCTTTAAGTAACAATTTGCAtcatataaatagaaaaaaattaaatattaatcaaattcttttttatttttttttggaaaaaggtgctataataaaattttatcgTTATGAGGAAGAAACATATGGATTGCatgtacaatttttataatttaattacacGAGCATTTGTTCATATCTTTATTGGTGATATCTATTACTATAGAGTTTCCTTTTGCGTTAtcgtgatatatatatatatatatataaataggtATCTATTATGTAAGTGCATTATGTACACTTTTCTAGTTGTCGATATATCAAAACAACGAAAATTACCGATTCACAAGAACAGTTTACTATTctgtattataaaaaaaaaaaataaaatttgccctttttttttggtatataGAAAATACAATCAAAACTATAAATGTGATGtagaaatatatgtatgtaaaaaagaaggttaattattaatgtattataaagatttttattaaaacagGGCTACAATTTtgttgaataaaaaaaaaaagattatatgtattattttttaattatccctgttttaatatttcaatttctatttttatattttatataagaccattagaataattattatattacaattattcTAAAGAGCGATATTTTACATAGTGTATCTGCTactaatacatattttactgTTAAATATACTTctataatttactttttttttacttttttttaacgcACAGTATTTGACGTAGCAAATGAAAGCTTTCCTACATACAAagttgtacatatatatatatatatatatatatatatatataaaatgcaaTTGCATGTATAGATTTGTTATGTTAAACTACCtgttatattctttttaccAATATATAGCAGGGTTCAAGATATTaagttattataaaataattatatgaatttaatACATAGATTTACCATGTttgcaaaataatatatttgtttataatccagaaattttatatcattaaaattttcatatttatatatgttcaagtatgaatatgtatgtataataatgctcaatgtatatacatacattagtttattttttaagtactTAAATTCTAAGTAAAACGAAACTAATTTGCATGGAAAATTGTTAAAAGAATACACgcgtaaatataaattatcaatTTTCGGAAAAACACaactaaaaaattgtaaatttaacgattttaaaatagaataaattaaaaaatcaatataatgtttttgaattaatattaaattaaatatttttttgctttataataaaaatatttaaaaattttttttttttttttttttttaatgttgtGCTAAAATTTTACTAAATTTACCATAGCTATATTTTCTcctctttaaaaaaaaaaatatattattaaaaataaaacttatgAACTTTTTAccaataaagaaatattacatttatatatttttattgtttatatattgatttttatatgaattaccattttattaatttttttccaattAAATCAAGacaatgtaattatataaatttttgagCATGATGTTTCATTTtagatgtatatattataagcaTTATGTTTCAGCAAATAGTAATACTGTATTAATAAGTTATTATCTATGATTATTCTTATCTTTGCTTTATTATATCTAtgcttaattatatatgtgcttaattataagatataatatttgtgttagtacatttttattaatttaacaatatagatagtaataataataatagttaaCAGTCATAATagtaaataatgaaatagaaaataataattattatatttataataataatattaatagtaacaataacaatagtattaataataatagtaataataataatacatagtaaaaattgttatatgaaaaatttttacgatatatagaaaaagatttaaatatggaaataaaattttaatcattaaaaagaaaaggaatataCTAAGAAGTGcttaacaaataaacaaagcaaagatgtatttattttatattaatctttttatatatactttattcCTTTCGATTTTACAATTATTGAATAATGTaagatttatataatatgttatacaaattttttttttttttttttctttattattttattacatttttgaCACTTTTTTCATTCAATACTAAGATTATCCTTTATAATTGAATTGTTAAGAATATTGTTAAAAAGTAGTTAtgttatcatattttattatatgtaattaaattttgtCAATTTTTAGTGTCTGTTCCTTAACGCATGGAATAATGTAAAAGATTTTCAGaggaaattatatttaaaaaataatagatcTTTATCAGAACGTGattacaatattaataaagataAGCAGGTAAAAGAAAGACCACCTTATAGTGATAGTGATGTATTAGAATCAGATGGTGAAttagaacaaaatataaaaacatatttacatagTGAAGATGAAGGACATTTAACAAACGTTAATACTAACTTTAATGGAACTAAAAATTCAATAAGAGGAGTTAATACTgctaatgataaaaataaagtattaaGTAAAGTTTTATCAGACATTAAGAATTGCGATGATTGTAATTAtgaggaaataaaaaaatatataaaagaaaatgttgATGAAAAGCATGTTGAAAAATTAACTTCGTTAGTAGATGAACTGCAAAATTCTaagaaagaacaaaaaaatgtgaaGATTATATTGGCAAGccaaatgaataatattaggAAAAAAATGCGGAAGAATATCGTgctttttcttatattaacCCCAGTCATAGCACTTCTATCTTCTGTACATTTGTTTACAGTAACGGTAccagaaattataaaagctTATACTTCGACTGTACTTGCACGTATCTACGTAATATTTGATCCTTGTCAAAGAACATATGTTGTATctgttttataatatttgtcAAGTTATTATTCTGATTACGACTTTAGAATTTATTCCTTTGATTTTCATTCAGCATTATAGATAAGAAACAATAAGAACAAATGGTGTATGTCCTttttaataagaattatttcAACTGAAATTTCAACTGaaagaataattaatatcGGTGTTTTCTCTTAATAAAACATTAGAGAATAAtgcataaaaagaaaatacattataaagGAAagatatcatatatatatatatatatatatatgtaaaaattttaacttcaataaaatattatctacattgaattaataaatttttttttttacttgttttaatcattgcatatttataaaattatttgccGTATGtgaatgtattttattaattatatgttgttttaataatttatcagATCCtttaaattaacaaaaaaatatatatattttttttttgtataagaaatattttgttcCAATAGATTAAGTTTTAAtagaaatgtatatttaaattaagtATTGTACACGTATATGTGtagata from Plasmodium malariae genome assembly, chromosome: 1 encodes:
- the PmUG01_01030900 gene encoding Plasmodium exported protein (PHIST), unknown function, whose protein sequence is MNNCNIPIVVLPTSLFAISSGSESNDSKKKSSKRRRRKCKKLSFENFNLSSLPFKVLFIFGVIVVLLHNKEPFGSQVNDRSLRALGEYYGNHEGNRGPWSNEQNVNYQGQMAVPYNGEQQFRMHDPYHLENYDNNDMGNSEGPSMEVNRDFNGLQNPSLCNNTHHNMDDPNDVSNREQFERMNDDNGQHHPMEAVLVGPPGSNSNEQVLQVETNDYNGDTQYNGYNENINGDNGNDSTPREAEGYDGSEGETLTGTHDYNNVVQENQEGQNENNNNNLTPEGNDSNAGEQGNYSTYDESNAQGSNLGGGADGSTANEDIIRRGLENLYNKIDLTSREDLALKEWITKALSGNLMSKTNGENQQLNVESPNQEGNEMEEESSINEWMNKQGYGDLYNNLNLGDPNAEHMENENNERNENEHEGNVSGTNGESGESQMMPGNSNMMDFRNQQGGPGVPHMMPGNPNMMDFRNQQEGGPGVPHMIPGHPNMMDPRNQQGGGPGVPHMIPGHPNMMDPRNQQGGGPGVPHMMPGNPNMMDFRNQQEGGPGVPHMIPGHPNMMDPRNQQGGRPGVPHMMPGHPNMMNPRNQQEGGPGVPHMIPGHPNMMDPRNQQGGGRPGEPHMMDPRNQQEGGLGEPHMMPGHPNMMDPRNQQGGGRPGEPHMIPGHPNMMDPRNQQGGGPGVPHMLPGHPNMMDPRNQQGGGPGVPHMLPGHPNMMDPRNQQGGGPGVPHMLPGHPNMMDPRNQQGGGPGVPHMIPGHPNMMDPRMQGRGGRPGESCMIPGYPSNIRGQSQEEIKRQQEEDAEIIFNLRSGKKIDDDEEEEDPRKSRSETRGSTSQTTRRNRPTIIGSPHNPIRLKGHGASSSSHHTSSRRDESSHHRRSREEDYDSGSNDARRGGHRNRRQEVGHHSANGNGVLPFGCSQGELQEQLSEEELNERLKGLRENASVKEMFTLFNQVIFHERKNFVKMQEYIMDYSKYLQKTMMLPTPIRMKYWWRAHYNMTDELIKKEKSDFNDYCAFVNKGQCDKYNFLYFVKAKRASWKELRELMKSIWMEILTYKMKKHSKM
- the PmUG01_01031000 gene encoding Plasmodium exported protein, unknown function — protein: MYLFYINLFIYTLFLSILQLLNNRKLYLKNNRSLSERDYNINKDKQVKERPPYSDSDVLESDGELEQNIKTYLHSEDEGHLTNVNTNFNGTKNSIRGVNTANDKNKVLSKVLSDIKNCDDCNYEEIKKYIKENVDEKHVEKLTSLVDELQNSKKEQKNVKIILASQMNNIRKKMRKNIVLFLILTPVIALLSSVHLFTVTVPEIIKAYTSTVLARIYVIFDPCQRTYVVSVL